CTGGTGTTCGCCGCCGGGATCGCCGGTATGCACTACACCGACCTCATGGGTTTGGAGACCCAGGTATCAGCCGGCGTCAGCACCCCGCCAGGCGAGGACCTGTTCGGGTTCTTCGTTCCGGTCTTCGTGCTCAGCATGATGTCGCTGGCCATTCCGATCAGCGCGATTCTGATCGCACCGGAGCGCCGCGCCCCGGTCGCGATACGGGCGATGCAACCCACGTCGGGACTCTGAGTTCGGCCGGTCGGCGCGTGCGCGCGCCGGTTCGGCGATGCCCCGGAATTCCACCCCGGCCCGATTTACAGTGAGAGACATGCGTTTCGGTCTGGACTACGCTGCCGGTCGTCCGGGTGGCGCGGCGATCCGCGCGGCGGGGTTCGACTTCGTGGTCCGGTATCTGTCCGACGGCGGCCCGACCCTGCCGGGCAAGTTGCTGACTCCGGCCGAGGCCGATGATCTGCGCGCACACGGTATTTCGATCGTGTCGAACTGGGAGACCACGGCCGCGCGCATGCTCGACGGTTACGGCGCGGGGATCGTCGATGCCCGCGCGGGCCTGGCACAGGTGCTGCGCTGCGGCGGCCGGGAGGATCGGCCGGTCTACTTCTCCGCCGATTTCGATGCGACGCCGCAGGATCAGCAGCGCCTCAATGCCTATCTGGACGGTGCGGCGACGGTGCTCGGGCGCGCGAATGTCGGTGTCTACGGCGGTTATTGGTCGGTGAGCCGCGCCTTGGACGCGGGCAGTGCCGCCTGGGCCTGGCAGACCGATGCGTGGTCGGGCGGCAGGGTCGAGACGCGCCGCAATATCCATCAGACGTCACGTCAGCAGATCGTCGGCGGCGTGGTCTGCGATGTGAATGTGGCCGAGACGACCGATTTCGGCCAGTG
This genomic stretch from Nocardia brasiliensis ATCC 700358 harbors:
- a CDS encoding DUF1906 domain-containing protein, which translates into the protein MRFGLDYAAGRPGGAAIRAAGFDFVVRYLSDGGPTLPGKLLTPAEADDLRAHGISIVSNWETTAARMLDGYGAGIVDARAGLAQVLRCGGREDRPVYFSADFDATPQDQQRLNAYLDGAATVLGRANVGVYGGYWSVSRALDAGSAAWAWQTDAWSGGRVETRRNIHQTSRQQIVGGVVCDVNVAETTDFGQWDSGQEVGDVTPEQEAVLRDIQIQLRGPGLAGWPQLGTDAEGRKRTVVDGLAAALARIDELEGEVGELRTEISELEATTADLVEQVQRLHGRHWPWPFSLIEGPAALVGEQLARLEALLPDLPGLPGDDADNNARGSRTAR